In Flavobacterium sp. CS20, a single window of DNA contains:
- the gcvH gene encoding glycine cleavage system protein GcvH, with amino-acid sequence MKVPENLKYTKDHEWVKLDKDIATVGITDFAQNELGDIVYVEVETIDEELKSEEVFGTVEAVKTVSDLFMPLSGKVIEFNEQLEDEPELVNDKPYDEGWIIKIKLNDSNQISDLLTADEYQKHIEG; translated from the coding sequence ATGAAAGTACCAGAAAATTTAAAATACACAAAAGACCACGAATGGGTTAAACTAGACAAAGACATCGCCACAGTTGGTATTACTGATTTTGCTCAGAATGAACTTGGAGATATTGTTTATGTTGAAGTTGAAACTATTGATGAAGAACTTAAAAGCGAAGAAGTATTCGGAACTGTAGAAGCGGTTAAAACAGTTTCAGATTTGTTCATGCCTCTATCAGGAAAAGTAATAGAATTTAACGAACAACTAGAAGACGAACCAGAATTGGTAAACGACAAACCCTATGATGAAGGATGGATTATAAAAATAAAACTAAACGACTCTAACCAAATATCTGACCTACTCACAGCCGATGAATACCAAAAACACATTGAAGGTTAA
- a CDS encoding VanZ family protein, giving the protein MNTKNTLKVKLSLFFAVAFSLLILFLSLINQSKLEVINLKINDKIYHTLSYLLMIFLWLIYFKYKNKSIQNKLKFLIASLILTFGIIIEVMQLVLTNYRSFDLLDILANALGIMCGLILFLPIEKYFINKNI; this is encoded by the coding sequence ATGAATACCAAAAACACATTGAAGGTTAAGCTATCTCTTTTTTTTGCTGTAGCTTTTAGTCTCCTTATATTGTTTTTATCACTCATCAATCAGAGTAAGTTAGAAGTTATTAACCTTAAAATTAATGATAAAATTTACCATACATTATCATATTTATTGATGATATTCTTATGGTTAATATATTTTAAGTATAAAAATAAATCTATTCAAAATAAACTAAAATTTCTAATAGCATCACTAATATTAACGTTTGGTATCATTATTGAGGTTATGCAATTGGTATTAACAAATTATCGAAGTTTTGATTTGTTAGACATCTTAGCAAACGCTTTAGGTATAATGTGCGGTTTGATTTTATTTTTACCTATTGAAAAATATTTTATCAATAAAAACATTTGA